Below is a window of 'Nostoc azollae' 0708 DNA.
ACTTCATCCTGTGGGGTTATCTTACTAATGTCCTCAAAATCCATCATGTAAGACATGCCAGAACAACCACCTTGACGAACTCCCACCCGTAAACATAAGTCTTGTCCTTGACTGGCTTGGAGAGATTTTACCTGGACCAATGCTGCTTCACTCAACAAAATGCCGCGTTCTTGAGTTTGAGTTGCTTGTGTCATGTGCTGTTTCCACTCCTGAATTATTTTAAACAATACCCTGTATATGCTGTTATTAGCTTTGGGGCTGCTCTTTCAATATTTTGTTCTATTCTAACCCGGATTTCTCACAAGCAGTAAAAAATAAATTTACATGACCTGATGTGAGACTAAATTTTGATACATCATCCATCAAAATTGAATCACAGAGATAAATTAAATATAAAATCGCATTTATAAAGCTAAAAAAGTCACTATCTTTTTATTGGTAGTAAAATCAAAATGCTCTGTTCATAAAATTAAGCATGACAAAACAAGACTTGAATCAACCCAAGGGCGAAGTCTGATTAATTAGAAATAAGTTAAAGGCAATTTAACTTCAAATTAAGCAGTATTAGTAAGCATTCTTAAGCGTCTATGAGCATTAGTAAAGATATGTCTGTATGGGCAAGAACTAGTAATCGCAATTAAAATGGGACGTGTACTTACAGTAATTAAAGCTCCTAACTTCAATAATTTGGTACGAATAGTCCCAACAGTAGCATTTTGTAATTCGGTTTTAGCTAAACATTTTTGACCCAAGGCATTGAGCAAAACCTAAGCTATAGAAGAGAACCATAAACCTAATTGATTTCCCGCAAATGTATGGGTGCTTATTCTATCACTAGAAAGTTCTAATTGTTGTTCTTTAAAACGATTTTCCATCTCCCCTCGCTGATGACAATATTTTTGTCTATATAGTTGACTAGGAGGTACTTTATTAGTAGAGAGTGAAGTTACAACAAAACGAACATTAGTCCCTTTTACTCCATATTCAACTTTAAAAACAACACGACGACTACGGCTCCAAGATTCACGAGCTTTATAGTCTAAAGATTTATAGCAAATTGAGTTATTAATCAAGTCACCAGCAAATTCTGCAAGTTCTTCATCTGGTTTAAAC
It encodes the following:
- a CDS encoding iron-sulfur cluster assembly accessory protein, coding for MTQATQTQERGILLSEAALVQVKSLQASQGQDLCLRVGVRQGGCSGMSYMMDFEDISKITPQDEVFDYDGFKILCDRKSLLYLYGLMLDYSNAMIGGGFQFTNPNASQTCGCGKSFGV